The sequence GATCTTTTATTAGAATGGAAAACTGGTAAATCtctcctttcatttctctctcctttccccgaTAAGGGGAAACTAGATAATAGTTATGGAAGGACCCCTATCAGTTCCAAAGCCCTTCTCCAGTTCTCTCCCCACTCAGACAGGTGATGCCTCACTGTGCTCTGAGGGCTTTAGTGCTTAGTCGGGCGGGGTCTTTCCACTTCGCAGCACACCCCCTGGGGGGCTTGGTGGCAGTATTCAACTGCAGACACAACCAATGGTAATGCCAGCACTAGTCTCCTGGAGTTCAACGCAAAGCAGTTCTGAACTCAGAAATGCTTCTATATATGAGACACACAGGAAGTGAGAAAGATCCACAAGTTCCAAAAATCAATAGGGGAGATAAAACAAATCCTAATGGTAAAAGAGATACAGAAACAGACTGAGACCATGTTAACACACTTCTATGATTTTACTATCAATCTTCCATTATCAATATGGCCCAGTCCCTTTCCTAACTACCTCAATGTAAAATTCCAGTGGGTGAACTGAAACTCTTAGTACAAATTTCAGAATCATATTGACCTGAAAGCCTTTCTGGCCTCATGCTGTCACACTGACCTTCAGATCTAAGAAGTCTCCGGAGCTTGCTTCAGAGGAGTTCCTTCTCTGCAGTCCAGATGACTCCAAGTCTTCCCTGCCACCACTAGACTTGGcacctaaaaatcaaaatatactttcttcagaaatacaatagaaaaaacCTAAAGCAAAacacttcaggctgggcacggtggctcatgcctgtaatctcagtgctttaggaggccgaggcgggcagatcacctgaggtcaggagttcaagaccagcctggccaacatggtaaaaccctgtctctactaaaaatataaaaattggctggacgtcatggtgcatgcttgtaatcctagctactcgggaggctgaggcagaagaatcacttgaactcgggaggtggaggttgtggtgtgccaagatggcaccactgcactctgtactccagcctgggcaacagaatgagactcttatctcaaaaacaaaaacaaaaaacttcagcaATTGACGTTATGTGTTAGTCTCACATTATGAAATGAGGAAACAGTCTTAAGGAAGTTAAGCTGATCACTTAAACATTAACCCAGTCTGACTTCAGTCCTTACTCTGATCCATCACACAGCCTCTCAGTATTTCCCATTTCTTTCCTCTCAGGCTAAGTCTAAACTGTTGTAAGCTAGATTTTGTTATTAGTTCAAAACCAGCTGtagttggtttttcttttgtttgtttttgacacagggtttcactctgtcacctaggctggagggcagtggctcaatcacagctcactgcagcctccacctcccaggctcagcaatcctcccacctcggcctccggagtaTCAGGGACTAAATGCACACTGCCActaccaccagctaatttttgttttgttttgttttttagacacgGGGGCACATGCTGGTGCCCAAGCTGCATCTGTGGCTGTTGATGCTGGGCCCATCCCTTTGAACAGTGAGCACAGATAACAAGAGTACCTGCTGACTTGGCCCAAGAAGCTTGATTTTCTTCAGGTGTCCCAAAGATATTAGAGGCCATTTTGTTCTTCCTCACAGGTTGTTCTGTTGGTTCATCAAAACCTAATGAAAAATTGGATCCACCACCTGGAGGCCGCAAAACTCTGCAAATAATGGCAAAACATCAACTTCAGATCATACTGAAACATTTCTTGGCATAAATCTTTTCAGACAACTTTCATTTCACTTTCCTCACCCATTCATCTCCCTCACCCCTACAACAGATAGCTGCTAACAGGAAAAAAGAATCAACTCCATCAGTGTCTACATTCAGTGCTGGATGTTAAGATACTAAATACTGCTTTATAATACTTGTAATAAGGTCATCGATCACACAAGGCAGCTGAAACAGCATGGAACTCATCATAAATAACAGCCTGGTTGGTGTCCCCTTTTCAGAAATGGCAAAAGATCTAATGGACCTTACTCTACTGGGCTTGGCTGAATATACTTTCAAAGAAGTTTAGAAGTATTTCTtgttattattcatttaaaaatcatttccaggcacagtggcacacacctgtaatcccagcaccctaggaggccaaggcaggatcatcacttgagcctaggagttcaagaccagcctgggcaacatggcaagaccccgtgtctctataaaaaaaaaattaaaaattagccaagcgtagtggcgcatgcctgtggtcccagctacactggacTCTGAGACAGAAGGATCGTTTCggccgggaggtcaaggctgcagtgagctgtgttcacaccgctgaactccagcctgtgtgacagagcaagactctgtctcaaaatgtaaaaagtaaataaattttttttttgagacggagtctccctctgtcgcccaggctggagtgcagtggcgcgatctcagctcactgcaagctccacctcccgggttcacgccattcacctgcctcagcctcccggatagctgggactacaggcgcccgccaccacgcccagctaattttttgtatttttagtagagacggggtttcaccgtgttagccaggatgctcttgatctcctgacctcatgatccactcacctcggcctcccaaagtgctaggattacaggcatgagccaccacgcccagccaaaaaaagtaaataaattttaaaaaatcacttcctTCTTATTTTCAACTAGATAAATAACTTGGGCACGATCAGTAGCaggcccctatagtccc comes from Homo sapiens chromosome 17, GRCh38.p14 Primary Assembly and encodes:
- the JPT1 gene encoding jupiter microtubule associated homolog 1 isoform 1 (isoform 1 is encoded by transcript variant 1), which translates into the protein MTTTTTFKGVDPNSRNSSRVLRPPGGGSNFSLGFDEPTEQPVRKNKMASNIFGTPEENQASWAKSAGAKSSGGREDLESSGLQRRNSSEASSGDFLDLKGEGDIHENVDTDLPGSLGQSEEKPVPAAPVPSPVAPAPVPSRRNPPGGKSSLVLG
- the JPT1 gene encoding jupiter microtubule associated homolog 1 isoform 4 (isoform 4 is encoded by transcript variant 4), with amino-acid sequence MTTTTTFKGVDPNSRNSSRVLRPPGGGSNFSLGFDEPTEQPVRKNKMASNIFGTPEENQASWAKSAGAKSSGGREDLESSGLQRRNSSEASSGDFLDLKGEGDIHGKKCGHRLARQPGAE